Genomic segment of Salvia splendens isolate huo1 chromosome 12, SspV2, whole genome shotgun sequence:
aataatgtTAAAGGGAATCACAGGTTTTACCATATTCACAAATATATTTGTTGAGGTTTGTTGAGGTGCATTATAaagctaacttttcttaaattgctaacttgatATCTCATCAATgcaatatattaaaaatgtcaacacgatgacattAGTATATCAACACAAATTTAGTTGATATACTTATCTTTGTGTTGACATCTATTTTTAAGTCAACACAAAGTCATAAATATGTCAACAAAATTTATGATGACAAATTAATGTcatcatgttgacattttaaagaTATTGTATTGACGAGTTAGCGAGTTAAGAAAAGTTAGCTATTGATCGCACCTCTATCTTTGTTATTGTACAAGTTTTAAGTTTCAATCACAATCGATGGTCTGATTTCAATAATCTTGTTTTGTCTAACATGAAgaaattttgggaaaaaaaaggaTTTGCAATGCTGGAAATCTAACATGAAgaaattttgggaaaaaaaaggaTTTGCAATGCTGGAAATATAAGATAACTGATGGGCCGAAAATAGAAAGAAGTTATTATGTGCAACGAAGTTGAATATGCACGGGAGAGCAATATACCCTTTCTTGGGATGTTTTATGTGCATATGAATGAGTACACCCCTCACATGTTTTTAATGGAGTACAtatatatttgatcattttggtaaATATACTCCTGCAATATCATTTCTTCTTGAGCCCATAAACCTAAGAACCGAACCAAAATCAACTGAATGTTCGTGATCGGATGTggttgtttatatatatatatatatatatatatatatatatatatatatatatatatatatatatataaacaaccACATCCGATCACGAACATTCAGTTGATTTTGGTTCGGTTCTTAGGTTTATGGGCTCAAGAAGAAATGATATTGCAGGAGTATATTTATATCGACCAATTCAGTCCATACATTATTAGTTTCGTTTTTTGGGTTTACTGGTTCGATTCTGTGCACCCATATGCTCACCCCTAATAGTAAGGCCTTGTTTTTGTCATCATTTCCTTCTATCCTACCAGTCATCGTCCAATATCTATTTTAACTTTTAAGAAACATTAATTATTCCCATTTAACTAGAAGATCTATCATTTTGAATGAGACAGTTGTGCGGTTAGCAAAGAAGAATAGGAGAAACAAAGTAATCATCAAACCCGTCTTAAGAAAGGACTCTGCTGCTACAGTGAATCGTGCACGATTTAGTGTATGCAACACTACAGATTTCACCTGGAAAAGTAAAACAGCTACAATCAATACTCCATGATAGAGAACATAAGAGTAATTAAGGAATGGAAGAGGATTTGGCTGGAGAGGATTTGATATATTAACATCATGGAACCTCTTTATAAGAGCTCAGGATATATCCGCAGGAGAGCAAACCAAATGAAATGAACAAGGATGGGTTTCTTTTAGAAATCATTATTCCGAGTCCAGTTCCAAGCTACATAACAGAGAAACTTGTAATTAGTGAGAACTCAAAGTCAGAAAAAAACCGCTAAAGTAAACATCATAAAGAAACATAATGTGGGGGTGATATAAAGTAAATATGTACAATTCCCTTACCACCTCCCCCCAAGCACACACCCCACCCCCAAACAAATGAATATTATTAAGAGCAAAAGGTACCGAAATCCAATCATGAGTGATATTGCAAATTCTCACACACTATAATCTCATCCAAACAAAATTTTAGTGAAGCGTGATATTGACAATTGATTGAGATGGGATCACATTGCTCAAATACATACGAGGACAGAGCAAATAATAGCTCTCACTTATTccattttatatactattaatacTGATGCATATATAGTCAAAATGGAATTACCACAACAATTGAGTGATATATTGTGCAAAAAACAAGATAGCTGTATGATGACTTTTTCAGAAAATGCAGTTTACATAGAATATGTTAACTAACTTGTTACAAATTCATGCAACAAATGCATCCTATCAGTTGACATGGTGATGTGAGGTTATGATGTTGCTTAAGATAATGATTCATGCAATGCAACATGAACAAGCATACCAGATCTGCTATATTTCCAACACATTCTCCCTTTGCAGTGACATCTCCTATATTTTCTCCTTTGGCAAAGGCTTTGTATATTGGCGTTCGGGTCGAAGTTGATGTCACAGCAGCGACATTCTATAAGAAAACAAGGAACGTGTGTGAGATTAAGTAATTAAGTTTTCCAAGTGCTgctagatattgatggattaaCTATACAAATATTGATTAAACCTTAGCCACATTGGCAGCACATGCCAATGGAAGAAACAAGTGGGGGACAGCTGCAGTTGCCAACTCTACTCCAGCTCCCAACTCCATAAGGAGATCACCAGCATACCTAAGCTGTATGAAGCTCAAAACATAGGATACTGAAGAGTCAAACAGTTAAACTGACAGAACTTATAATGATAAATTCTATTCTTTCACCACCAATTTTGATCTATTTGTTACCTGCTTTAAGTCATAGTCAAACTTCTTCCCCTGTCGAGCAAAGAGCATCTTCCCGACCCTCCCAGCACCATCCTATGTATACCACAGATTCTGAAGTTAGCTTCTTATAAACTGGAATTAACAGTTATTATTACCATACCCAGAAATTAAAATCTCGCTTAGAAAATGCATTATAAACGTTAGTACACAGATGCTTCTTCAACAGAAGTACCCTGCTCCTGAAATTTCACTTAGTCCTTTTATTTGAAGAGCTATAGTTACAACGTAAATAATGGCATTCATACGATATACAGGTGAAACTCAACTTAAGCTACATAATCAGCATCAGTCTTGAGGCTTCAGATATTAGTAGATACAGACAATGCCATTAAGAGAGAGCTTTTAAAAACTCACTAATACCTTTTAGATTCTGTGTAACGTTGAtgttaatgaaaaaaaaaattgttcaaCATATAAATTGTTCATCTGACTTGGTATCTGTACCTTGAGAATCCAATTGATAGCTACAGCACCTGGTGCAGATCTATTTCTGGAGACTCCGAGTGAACTTAGGAGGGTTTGTGTGGTGAAAACACCCATGGCACCACCAAAGATGtgctacaacaaaaaaaaacatcactATCACCATCTGGAGTGGGTGGATTTGGCTAATTTCTATCAGGAAAAGTACCTTTATCGCTCTCCAAGTCATGTAAGGCACATAGGAAGGCATGACACTGTCTGGAAAACCTTCAGGAACAACGTAAGATCTTATGAATGTTAACAACTCCTGCAAGGAAAACAAGAGAACTTAAGTAAAGAGACAACTTGATCCGTGATGAAAGATATGGTTTCAAGGATGCAGTCTCCATTCCCCACTATGTTTTCTTCATAAATTGTCAGTCGACAAATATTTATAGATGACCTTCCGTTTCACATCTACTACACAGCAATCCCCACAGTTATTGAATGTTAATAATCATGCATATATAGCTTGTATAACACTGAATAAGCTGGTACCACTACAATTTATTTCTATGgtagaaaaatgataattacATCAGTGTAAAAAACAGGGTATTTAAACTAATATGAATTGAAACCTTGGAGATCTCAATGCTAACTTCAGAAAAAATCTGTTGGTTAAACTAATGCAAGGAATGCAGCCAATAtggaaatgaaaaaagaaaacgaAATGGAAACAAATAGACAATACTGACATCAGCAGGGGATAACGGAGTCTGCAAGCAGACAGCACGAATGGaattcttcttcaattttttggtaGCAACATTCCTAGGGCCGGTGTTGTCATCTGCGAAGTATTGCCAGCGTCTGCCATCAATCTCCTCGCAGCAGATCAACCTCAGGCTCGAATTGAGAAACTGATCGTCGACTAGGCCACCGAAGCTGGAATCCTGGAGCAGCGGGCGGTCGTGAGGCGCCACAGCGGCCGGTGAGGGCGAGGGCGGAGGCGCCGAGGCAAGGTTGGCGCTGATGCGGAGCGTCTCGCGCACGAGCAGGCGCGTGTCGGAGAGCGAGGGGGAATTGGAGGGGTTCTTCAGCTTCATTGCGTCGAGATCAAATTGCGCGACACAAATgtgtgttcgtgttcgtgtttgtatTGGAGAGGAGAGGGGAAGAGAATGAGGCTAAATATAGAAATTCGGAAACTATGTTTAGGAGCGGAGAATAAGAGAGAGATTTTATTGTTGTGATTTTGTACTGTTCTTCTTCTATTTCCTTCGCTCTCTTGAAGAAgggaggagaggagaggagtgATGCACAGCACAGGTGGTGTAGGGAGGAGGGAGAGGATTTTGATGGGGTGAGGAGTAGGCACGGAACAAAGCCTCAAACCAAGACGTGGCAGATACTCGTGTACACCGACTCACTACGCGCTTTACTTTCGCTTTTTTTGACGGTGTGATATGATTGTGTCAATTAACAGAACCGTCCAATAAAAAAagtgataaaatattttatttgtaataagCAGACAGTTTATTTTTACtgaaatttcaaataatatCATCCACTCAAAATATAATGACATCAAAAAAATTGATTCACTTTTACTTATTTTGCGCAAAAAAATTATTCTTATGTAATATCTTCGTATTGTATAAAAATGCGCAATATAGTATTCAAATAATCAATGATAAATCCTTTTAACTCAATGGAAGAGTATATTATaggtacaaaataaataataaaattaagtgacaaataaataaaacaaataacatGTGTTCGTGAACCAGACTTTCATATGTTGCATGCTTTTATAGATACTCCATTTAATTGAACTAATTTTGAAACTAAGCTCAAAAAGTTGGTCATCTAACTCTAGAAATCAAATTCCCCGCGAATTTCCGTTAACTCTTCAGCGACCCAAATTAATACCAAGATCACCGCATTGTCAGTTTAATTAGCTACTcacattataattataattataatttcacaaaattataaGACCAGCAAAAGTTCGATGTGCGTGTAACTCCTTAATTGATTACTACTAATATAATTTGGGGTAATTACAGGTttaatacaaaatgttttacctttatttcaatttagtacaaaaagtattaagtttacatatttcatgCAAAAAGTTACATaagtgttttaaattaatacattccgttaaatatttaaaacaccgttagttagtttataatttgtccaacttatcatcataataaaagaataattagagatttaataaaattaatcactctaaaaaaataACAGTCAATATCAATTCTTCCAACAATTGATCGTGGTTTTaaaatgtaatttgtttatACCCTATACGTAAGGGAAGAAGACCActgcttttttttaattaaaatataacagTCAATATCAATTCTTCCAGTAATTGATCGTTGTTTTaaaatgtaatttgtttatACCCTAAACAAGGGAAGAAGGCcactactttttttaaaattaaagtcGGCATATGTCAATAATTTTGGTAAGGGAAGGGTAATCGAGTCGTGTAGAATCCATTAAAACCTAGTAGTTTGCCTAAATCAATAATTTTGAAGTACAGTGTGACGAGAAATTGACTTAGGCTAGGGTTGCACGGCATATCCTATCTAAATTTGTAGTccattatatttattaaattaaattaaatagtagcctagttttttttataaataaactcctggaaattacaaataatgtCAAGTGGGTTCGAACTCgacacctcatacaataatgtctcaCAAATAATGTCAAGTAGGTTCGAACTCgacacctcatacaataatgtctaagctcattgtcactaggacaaaggctctgttGGACTTGATCATTAGCCTAGTTGTTGAATAAAAAATTGCATGGTCCCTTCTTCCATCCATGATAaagatggagtatatttttatcaaAAGTGAATGTCCACATTAAACATCATATTCCACTTTTTTATTTAGGAAATATTATTTAAAgtcctaaatatttttttactattgaAAGATGAATTGATCATTACAAAAGAGGCAAAGAGAGACGGAGATGAGACTCCAAAGATGATGAAAATATCGATCTTTGATTTATAGTATCTAGAATTCGTGAAGTGAAGCGAAGACACGAGGAGGAAGACCCATAAATTTTTGTGTCTCtaactaaaactatcattaattaataattatactaaaaacaaatttaaaacCTAAACCCAACACCTCCACTAACCTTATAACCTAGATGTGACGCATTCCCTTCGAATCAATTTAGAGAACATTTCTCCATTGTTCTCTTCGTTTTTTCGCTTGACATTTTTGGATCATTCAAAATCTAAATCAAAGATCGACATTTTTATTAtccttggattttttttatcttcgcCCCTCTTTGCCTCTTTTATAATAACTGATTCCAAACATATTCCACATGAAGCCAAGACATTTGTAATTAATGCAATATGCTTTGGATTCCACATGAAATCGATTGACACACCCATTGCAACTCATCCTTTTACCGAATCCAACAGTTTTATGTGTAAAGTTGAAATATGAAAGGAGCTCCAATTCCAATTGCAGCTGCCAAGGAGAGGTGCAATTTATAGGGGAAATTTGTCACATTCAAtagttctcttctttctttcccAATCAAAATACATATGCACATTTTCACAACATACAAATTCATTTGCCCAATTCCCTCTCCATCCTCTAAATTGACGCTGCACATCATATCATCATCtttgatgattccgcgaatttttgatgatgataaatgctcgtaaaaataaattacgacacagagaattttacgtggttcgatttactgaggtaaatctacgtccacggggagaaatgggggcaggtttgtattgcttgatctgcgaattacagcttacaacacagacttgctatatgattatttctctagagagattccaacctcttctatcagatctaagttctatttatataatgaactcagatcatggcttgcatcaccaccccaagtcgtggatgtcgtgtaggttatggcctaagatcgtgggtgaagcgtaggtcatggcctacgatcgtggcctgaactgacatcacgtggtagtgggtgtgttggacatcctgtatgggtccactaactccttgttcggtcgaataccgagaccgaactgctttggttgccgatctgagagtagagcttgatgccgacctgagagcagagcttgattggttggcttttaccgagctgtaggctgaggccgaactctttggtaatgccgaactcctccgaactctttggtaatgccgaactcatactcctccttgggctttgggctgatgggccgtcactgctgttgggcttgtttagttcgtaccccatcactaccccccccgaaagacgaagtgaatcacttcggcgaagcgagtcacttcggcattctggataaaggtacgggggaggctgacgtcaggggacgtgccttgcatgtgactgcattaaatgcgacagtaaaatccggccgttgaatcctgaaaaggtgggattcgaaacggtgcgacgattttgaaatcttcgccgaatctgatagatatgctctttcttcctcatttgaacatctttgctgttgcgtcttctatactctctctttctcgagaaattttcttccgctttcaagagcttcttcagactttcttcactttcaaaaagtaagaaaaatgtcttcttcttcttcttcggtgtcgggtagcggtaggaaaggggataaggggtcttctagccggaaagaatccggggagaagaccgtagagtattttcacagtatcttgagtaaggatactgtgatatcccttcacgagaaatattttttacctggggggaaggcggtggttcccgacgatgatcatagggctaacgacccgccggagggttatgccaccgtttacgaagcctgcttagaatgcgggcttcgttttcctcttcccccaccttttgtagagcttcttgatttttttcaactccctttaggtcaggtgactccgaactcttggaggcacttatcggcttttgctgccgaactgcgtaggctagataaggatctgtctctgagggcaatccttaattttttccagtttaaaaggaagggatcttggttttacttgatccccttacagccttttagggccttctgcaaaaccaagtggccgaaatggcaaaaccgtttctttttttataataggacttcggctccgggctttccttggagaaggccgaagtccgtgattccccatcctcggttagaaccgttggccgagctcgagggcgagctcaataagattcctatgattaggaaacagtattcggaaactgagctcgtcaagggcgacctcgtgttcaatatctcgtcttcggacgaagaggccgagggtgaggatttctctttatctttatgctctactgctttaacgaagaaaactaaccttgttttcttgctttttggcagtgttcatgctgaataaggctatccgaaagtcctccgagcttgaggagccggagaaagagaaggctaccagctcgacgcctgatgccgagaagaatccgaagaggcaaaagacctcttcgggtccaaagaagccggagtcgacttcggcaagtaggaaggggaggacccagaagcccccgagagcgccagagaaagacgtggtcttggcgcctccttcggagcatatctgtgagccatttttatggcccacggacttcgccgaggtgaattgtcttcttgattctttggcctggcttctgtcctgtatttttggtgccctctgttgacttttttccttatccattttcagaggaacgatatgctctccaagctcgtcgccgtcgaactctccaaagcgtccaatgactatgccgagatgcagaggaagttggcggctgcttgtcatcgggccgaacaggctgaggctaaatttgagaaggccagagctgctaggatttcggcccaggatgaagctcagtttgccaaaaaccagctcgtcatccagcgagagcaggcgaagcggagcgatgctgctgccgtggttgcccaaggggaggctctccgtgtttacacggagaaactctttttgagcagccagttctcggcctttgtcggtagcctggtaaggctaattgccgataagggcgagcagggggccgatgtcgtgctgcctctgtacagccgagagatagcagctcggcttcagaatctgccgctccttgaggagctcgcttcatcctcggtcctgctttctgcagaccgagtccggagttgtcgagctgatcgggacgagaacctggaggctatctttgcctccgtgggacccgtttcacccgcttcgacttacaacggagagggtgaggccgagccgctggagcgggaggccgaagtcgagcgagccgggcatccggagaaggaagccgatcaggagacgcagcagatcggctacggtggcgccgagcaggctgaggagagcaaggaggcagaggctgaagctgaagcagatgagaaggaagctgaacctcaccgagaaggtggagacgaagctagcgaagtatgatttcgtctcccttctcttagtttagtttcttcctttatgtaaaatggccttgaagccctccttgtatagaaaaatttttttcttatgaatgaaaaaattcttctttctgctcttgtgtcttcgtatagcctttcgtactctcttactcctgttgtggtttactacctgctcggtaagctgaaatgtcgaactgacgtagctgctttgtattcttaactctcaaggagctggagatacttcactggaaacggctgtactcttcggctttagacgaagctgagaaaagagctatagccgatcagacgaagaatgacgagcttctggctcgtttagtgaagctggaggccgataataaggacttagagtccgataagaatgatctggaggccgagctgaatacgaccattgctgagaggactgcgtacgaggattacatccgtgtgcgcgggggaatgaccatatcagatgctcagagtcgagttgacgaactgtgggaggaatataatgtactccggaggaacaatgcgctggagagctcggcttgccaacaagtcgtgacatcattgcg
This window contains:
- the LOC121758636 gene encoding protein root UVB sensitive 6-like, yielding MKLKNPSNSPSLSDTRLLVRETLRISANLASAPPPSPSPAAVAPHDRPLLQDSSFGGLVDDQFLNSSLRLICCEEIDGRRWQYFADDNTGPRNVATKKLKKNSIRAVCLQTPLSPADELLTFIRSYVVPEGFPDSVMPSYVPYMTWRAIKHIFGGAMGVFTTQTLLSSLGVSRNRSAPGAVAINWILKDGAGRVGKMLFARQGKKFDYDLKQLRYAGDLLMELGAGVELATAAVPHLFLPLACAANVAKNVAAVTSTSTRTPIYKAFAKGENIGDVTAKGECVGNIADLLGTGLGIMISKRNPSLFISFGLLSCGYILSSYKEVKSVVLHTLNRARFTVAAESFLKTGRVPSLQEGNLMENIFIPPWKQHRPIVLGPRFKDAFQDPVSYIALEPIFEKERYIVTYNPSKGNIYALFKDQAKSDDILKAAFHAHVLLHIVQSSKQSQQSLRKQDDDLSPVSPSIGDLQSHIAESYKLVSALYGPFKTKVKEQGWVMSESLLHPGRARLCELAI